One segment of Paenibacillus rhizovicinus DNA contains the following:
- a CDS encoding ABC transporter permease, with protein MSSVIEETVSRSVPVSLKRPSKSLLSRMWHMRFIYLLLLPGIAYFVIYKYVPMVGIMIAFQDYSAFTGIWHSDWVGFAHFKEIFDDPDIVQILFNTLYLSLLQLLFAFPVGIALALMLNELRNHAYKRTIQSIVYLPHFVSWIVVIGLVNTFLSEKGIVNSMLGLLHLPQSNLLTSPGWFMPLLLLEGIWKETGWGTIIFLAALSGINNELYEAGVVDGASRMRLMWHVTLPALRGTIALLLILQLGHVLDTGIEQIMLMINALTKDVGTTLDYYVYVKGILNADFSFSAAFGLFKSLIGLILILGANKLTKKFGEEGAF; from the coding sequence TTGTCTTCTGTTATCGAGGAAACGGTTAGCCGCAGCGTCCCCGTGAGCTTGAAGCGGCCGTCGAAGTCCCTGCTGTCGAGAATGTGGCATATGCGTTTCATCTACTTGCTGCTGCTGCCGGGCATTGCGTATTTCGTCATTTACAAGTACGTCCCGATGGTCGGCATCATGATCGCCTTTCAGGACTACAGCGCGTTCACGGGCATCTGGCACAGCGATTGGGTCGGGTTCGCCCATTTCAAGGAAATCTTCGACGATCCGGACATCGTGCAAATTCTGTTCAACACGCTGTACTTAAGCTTGCTCCAGCTGTTATTCGCCTTCCCGGTCGGCATTGCGCTCGCGCTTATGCTGAACGAACTGCGGAACCACGCGTACAAACGAACGATCCAATCGATCGTCTACCTGCCTCACTTCGTCTCCTGGATCGTCGTCATCGGACTGGTGAATACCTTCCTGAGCGAGAAGGGGATCGTCAATTCCATGCTCGGGCTGCTCCATCTGCCGCAATCGAATTTGCTGACGAGCCCGGGCTGGTTCATGCCCCTGCTGCTGCTCGAAGGCATCTGGAAGGAAACCGGATGGGGGACGATCATTTTCCTCGCCGCTTTGTCCGGCATCAACAACGAACTCTACGAAGCGGGCGTCGTGGACGGAGCAAGCCGGATGCGGCTCATGTGGCATGTTACGCTGCCCGCGCTGCGCGGCACGATTGCCCTGCTGCTGATCCTTCAACTCGGACATGTGCTGGATACGGGAATCGAACAGATCATGCTGATGATCAACGCACTGACGAAGGACGTCGGCACGACGCTCGATTACTACGTGTATGTCAAAGGGATCCTGAACGCCGATTTCAGCTTCTCGGCAGCGTTCGGCCTGTTCAAAAGCTTGATCGGCCTCATCCTCATCCTCGGCGCGAACAAGCTGACCAAGAAATTCGGAGAAGAAGGCGCCTTCTAA
- a CDS encoding response regulator, with amino-acid sequence MNLLLVEDEIRQLNNVATCIPWEEHDIEIVGMARSGKEALAMVALRKPDIVLLDLQLPDMNGLEIIRSLRASGESVSFVILSGHNDFSYARDALELGADQYLLKPAGNAEILAVVSKLAERLRAERETEHDNQRLKRMWETSLPALQALFLRDLVRGKYAADDSLQHAEEYFPGRPPLQAEDEYVVVIMEMDPLPASEIRYSQKDTPLLRLALQNLAADTLWASNCLLFPDDEAKVVAMFGCREEESGEALVLRVNVTIARLLARVQDSLKMTASAGIGSKVVLKEIEISFRQANRALHERVVFGYNVVIPYHPQPIGAGIPAPDRAFERKLQGAMESGDDNAACEHVEQWFRETCSVVPSLDALQEHVLFLHSFIVRMIHAQGWSVAEVAKHDYESFLRPPELVSKEQTLQWMLRAVEAYMTYGSEQRNLHTNRLIVAVMELAKGKMDMEMTLHDIADQLYMNPSYLSRLFKRETGLTFTAYYQDLKMQRARELMVGGAKVYEAARQVGFKDIGYFTRLFRKFWGVTPGEASGSVIHYSSE; translated from the coding sequence ATGAATCTGCTGCTTGTGGAAGACGAGATCCGCCAGTTGAACAATGTCGCGACCTGCATCCCTTGGGAAGAGCACGATATCGAAATCGTCGGCATGGCCCGGAGCGGGAAAGAGGCGCTTGCGATGGTCGCGCTTCGCAAACCGGATATCGTCCTGCTCGACCTGCAGCTGCCGGATATGAACGGTCTGGAAATCATTCGAAGCTTGCGCGCGTCCGGGGAGTCGGTGTCTTTCGTGATCTTAAGCGGTCATAATGACTTCTCTTATGCACGGGATGCGCTGGAGCTGGGTGCCGATCAATATTTGCTCAAGCCCGCAGGCAATGCGGAGATATTGGCCGTCGTCAGCAAACTCGCCGAGCGTCTGAGGGCCGAACGCGAGACGGAACACGACAACCAGCGGCTCAAACGAATGTGGGAGACGAGCTTGCCTGCCTTACAGGCCTTGTTCCTGCGCGATCTCGTCCGAGGCAAATACGCGGCTGACGATTCGCTGCAGCATGCGGAGGAGTATTTTCCAGGGCGGCCGCCGCTGCAGGCAGAGGATGAATACGTGGTCGTAATCATGGAGATGGACCCGCTGCCCGCATCGGAAATCCGCTACTCCCAGAAGGATACGCCGCTGCTTCGGCTCGCTTTGCAGAATCTGGCCGCAGACACGCTGTGGGCCTCGAACTGCCTGCTGTTTCCGGATGACGAGGCTAAAGTGGTCGCCATGTTCGGCTGCCGGGAAGAGGAGTCCGGCGAAGCGCTCGTCTTGCGCGTCAACGTGACGATAGCAAGGCTGCTCGCGCGCGTGCAGGACAGTTTGAAGATGACGGCCAGCGCCGGCATCGGCTCCAAAGTCGTCCTGAAGGAGATCGAGATTTCCTTCAGGCAGGCGAATCGCGCCCTGCACGAACGCGTCGTATTCGGCTATAACGTCGTCATTCCGTATCATCCGCAGCCGATCGGCGCCGGCATCCCGGCTCCCGACCGCGCTTTCGAGCGGAAGCTGCAAGGGGCGATGGAGAGCGGGGACGATAACGCGGCTTGCGAGCATGTCGAACAGTGGTTTCGGGAGACGTGCAGCGTTGTTCCCAGTCTCGACGCGCTGCAAGAACATGTGCTGTTCCTGCACAGCTTCATCGTTCGGATGATCCATGCGCAAGGATGGTCGGTCGCGGAGGTCGCGAAACACGATTACGAATCCTTCCTGCGTCCGCCCGAGCTGGTCTCCAAGGAGCAGACCCTGCAATGGATGCTCCGCGCCGTCGAAGCTTATATGACGTACGGCAGCGAGCAGCGCAATTTGCATACCAATCGCCTCATCGTCGCGGTCATGGAGCTCGCCAAAGGGAAGATGGACATGGAGATGACGCTGCATGACATCGCGGACCAGTTATATATGAACCCGTCCTACTTAAGCAGGCTGTTCAAGCGCGAGACGGGACTGACGTTCACGGCCTATTATCAGGATTTGAAAATGCAGCGGGCCCGGGAGCTGATGGTCGGAGGGGCCAAAGTGTACGAAGCGGCGAGACAGGTCGGCTTCAAGGATATCGGCTATTTCACGAGGCTGTTCCGCAAGTTCTGGGGCGTGACGCCCGGAGAAGCGTCCGGCAGCGTGATCCATTACAGCAGCGAGTAA
- a CDS encoding cache domain-containing sensor histidine kinase: MSVVTRDRAPFRRSTQKRLTFFFILPIVPLIFISLYAISQSENIVVRQAGENNRAAISAALGFIDQFTDTAQRLSLQISNDSTLNAMLDVQGSEATMIYEASQILNRLATYKLANDMIQDIWILDTNLGMIISRQHGGKRIDYAHRNWYSQAIAGMGSSVLYIPHATKEISPGVPDPVDNVDLVTFTREMGFNTSNPSSHVVGITVSRQTLTQFALNLLNTKHSQFQILDADNRVIASYADASVSDEAARGLNSKYGFIKLKKHMLDSRVVSQVSGWSIELAQPESVLNQGTRQLQAFIIAISVLSIFLALIVSWIVYVGISAPLAKLLGGIQQIRRGVWDVNLKSKRRDEFGMITDTFNQMAMQQKQYLQDIYTQQVQKTRTELKFLQSQIDPHFLYNTLDSIYASAVQYGADETSEMVLNLSRFFRLSLSKGRDTFTVKETFEHLSYYIRIQEMRFLDHFEWEYQIDEASEPVPILKLLLQPLVENAIIHGLEKAPPGGRLTIAAANENGILSLRVRDTGNGIPEDRLRKIQSELVRNRVDSFNLERAKPNDFYGLTNVCSRLRLYYGNRAEMTIASIAGQWTETTIRIPVEACYGAPPIERTGGENL; encoded by the coding sequence ATGAGCGTCGTAACACGAGATCGGGCCCCATTCAGAAGGTCGACGCAGAAGAGATTGACCTTCTTCTTCATTTTGCCGATCGTTCCGTTGATCTTCATCAGTCTCTACGCGATATCGCAATCCGAGAATATCGTCGTCAGGCAAGCGGGAGAGAACAACAGGGCGGCGATCTCGGCCGCGCTCGGTTTCATCGATCAATTCACTGATACCGCGCAGCGCCTCAGCCTGCAAATCTCCAATGACAGCACGCTCAATGCCATGCTCGACGTGCAAGGCAGCGAGGCGACGATGATTTACGAGGCGAGTCAGATCCTTAACAGGCTGGCGACGTACAAACTGGCGAACGATATGATTCAGGACATCTGGATTCTGGATACGAATTTGGGCATGATCATCTCCCGGCAGCATGGGGGCAAACGAATCGACTATGCCCATAGGAATTGGTATTCCCAGGCCATTGCGGGCATGGGAAGCTCGGTGCTGTACATTCCGCATGCCACGAAGGAGATTTCGCCAGGCGTGCCCGATCCCGTGGACAACGTGGATCTCGTGACGTTTACTCGGGAAATGGGCTTCAACACGTCCAATCCGAGCAGCCATGTCGTCGGCATTACGGTGTCGCGCCAGACATTGACCCAGTTCGCGCTGAATCTATTGAATACGAAACATTCGCAGTTTCAAATTCTGGATGCGGACAATCGGGTGATCGCTTCTTACGCCGATGCGAGCGTCTCGGACGAAGCCGCCCGGGGATTGAACAGCAAATACGGTTTCATCAAGCTGAAGAAGCATATGTTGGACAGCCGGGTGGTATCGCAGGTTTCGGGATGGTCGATTGAGCTCGCGCAGCCGGAGAGCGTATTGAACCAGGGGACGCGTCAGCTGCAGGCGTTCATTATCGCGATCAGCGTCCTTAGCATTTTCCTCGCTCTGATCGTTTCGTGGATCGTCTATGTCGGCATTTCGGCTCCCTTGGCGAAGCTGCTCGGAGGCATTCAGCAAATCCGCCGAGGTGTCTGGGATGTTAATCTGAAGAGCAAGCGCAGGGACGAATTCGGCATGATCACGGACACCTTCAACCAGATGGCGATGCAGCAAAAGCAGTACTTGCAGGATATTTACACGCAGCAGGTGCAGAAGACGAGGACGGAATTGAAGTTTTTGCAATCCCAGATCGACCCGCATTTCCTATACAACACCCTCGATTCGATCTATGCCAGCGCCGTCCAATACGGAGCCGATGAAACCAGCGAGATGGTATTGAACTTGTCGCGGTTCTTCCGGCTCAGCCTGAGCAAAGGCAGAGATACGTTCACGGTCAAGGAAACGTTCGAGCATCTCTCCTACTACATCCGGATTCAGGAAATGCGCTTCCTCGACCATTTTGAATGGGAATATCAGATCGACGAAGCCAGCGAGCCGGTCCCGATTCTGAAGCTGCTCCTTCAACCGCTGGTGGAAAATGCAATTATCCACGGTCTCGAGAAAGCGCCGCCCGGCGGGCGCCTGACGATCGCGGCTGCCAATGAGAACGGGATCCTATCGCTTCGCGTACGGGATACGGGCAACGGCATTCCGGAGGATCGGCTGAGAAAAATCCAGTCCGAGCTCGTCCGCAATCGCGTCGACTCGTTTAATCTCGAGCGTGCAAAGCCGAATGACTTCTACGGCTTAACGAATGTCTGCTCCCGCTTGCGGCTGTATTACGGCAATCGGGCGGAGATGACAATCGCAAGCATCGCGGGGCAATGGACGGAGACGACGATTCGCATTCCGGTCGAAGCCTGCTACGGGGCGCCGCCGATCGAACGAACAGGGGGAGAGAACCTATGA
- a CDS encoding DUF5107 domain-containing protein, translating into MELDHKSEAGGAGPTGERRTSCGTESIMIPTYAVGAPSLNPIIGEYRQEKPYPYKMQDEIAETKVDKTYEALVAENEYLKLTVLPELGGRLYSAFDKRNGRELFHRNNVIKPQLIGLTGAWIAGGVEFNFPIGHRPTSLETVEAHVRSHDDGSASIYVGETDKISGLRFSVELKLLPGKAYLEQITRIYNPTPVPQRFFHWNTASYPDTASLVCRYPTRWIIDEQNRIRKPWPYDGHVDVRMARNIEKFSSIFTAMNEEDYFGVYDTDTEAGNVHVGDHREVPGSKFWSWGNHEHGRNWNLLLTDDDGPYMEQQAGNTETQYLYHYLQPHQKHQWSEYWFQAIETGPLTYANKHVVLTTVFQPEAEGGITLQLSMLANERLQGATVTLLHDEAAVFAATGDWSPERTEKWNARIASSCLAEGKLRLTVRDRAGALLVDHLIRHVEDVVTQDEEEVHAQDQDELTTRLVRLYKAEERHRYRETLELLDDLLATHPEYLEAHLRKTVVQLKMLDYAAAEATIEAAAGLIPFSDELHYYTGLVRYMNGKDKKAKSALLYVNDISAFAPSANLLLGKIALRDKEWSRAERYFAKADLASGVEGADVLRAYALRQRGDRAQAEMLLTEILASDPLQLYAAAELDQLTGGDRCKSIARDDVHNALLLAEWYAELSDEAGQRFALGIMADSEAAASVAAVATATATATAATSAAAAKEPLLLYHAGYLESQKGNAALASSLYEQAETCSSDGVFPILPLTLLALEDAVRLLGERAPRALYMSGLIYNAKERHAEAGRAWARCVELGFDYSVLYRNYGFLLMEAGKDDEAIEILEQGLELLPVNQDIAIYLARLYQRGGRSDKRLKLLQVLQAPGQRPQSAVRLSIEIYNEFGRYHEAIALLTEFKFSNWENPFKGMPDLRSLYHEAFNGRAAQAMREKKWDEAIRDLESSLRYPSNLRLGVEAGQTFAREHYLLALCYEKKGDFTRTLTHCRNVAQLRLAPDHLHYAEYVKAVQKMTELEWLGFGNDDAK; encoded by the coding sequence ATGGAGCTGGATCACAAGAGCGAAGCAGGCGGGGCAGGACCGACAGGCGAGAGGCGCACGAGCTGCGGCACGGAGTCGATCATGATTCCGACGTACGCGGTCGGAGCGCCGAGTTTAAATCCGATTATCGGCGAATACCGGCAGGAGAAGCCATACCCCTATAAGATGCAGGACGAGATCGCCGAAACCAAAGTCGACAAGACGTACGAGGCGCTGGTGGCGGAGAACGAATATTTGAAGCTGACGGTGCTGCCCGAGCTCGGGGGCAGGCTGTATTCCGCGTTCGATAAGCGCAACGGCAGAGAACTGTTTCACCGCAACAACGTCATCAAGCCGCAGCTCATTGGCCTGACCGGCGCTTGGATCGCCGGCGGGGTCGAGTTCAACTTCCCGATCGGGCATCGGCCGACCAGTCTCGAGACGGTGGAAGCGCATGTCCGCAGCCATGACGACGGCTCCGCTTCGATCTACGTCGGGGAGACCGACAAGATCAGCGGCCTGCGTTTCTCCGTCGAGCTGAAATTGCTGCCGGGCAAAGCCTATCTGGAGCAAATTACGCGCATCTACAATCCGACTCCGGTGCCGCAGCGATTTTTTCACTGGAATACGGCTTCGTATCCGGACACAGCTTCGCTGGTATGCCGCTATCCGACCCGCTGGATCATTGACGAGCAGAACCGCATCCGCAAGCCATGGCCTTATGATGGCCACGTCGATGTGCGAATGGCCCGTAATATCGAGAAGTTCTCGTCGATCTTCACGGCGATGAACGAGGAGGATTATTTTGGCGTCTACGATACGGATACGGAGGCAGGCAACGTTCATGTCGGGGATCACCGGGAGGTGCCCGGCAGCAAGTTCTGGTCCTGGGGCAATCACGAGCACGGGAGGAACTGGAATCTGCTGCTGACCGACGATGACGGGCCGTACATGGAGCAGCAGGCCGGCAACACGGAGACGCAATATTTGTACCATTACCTGCAGCCGCATCAGAAGCATCAATGGTCGGAATATTGGTTCCAGGCGATCGAGACGGGACCGCTTACGTACGCGAATAAGCATGTGGTGCTCACGACGGTCTTTCAGCCTGAAGCCGAGGGCGGGATTACGCTGCAGCTGTCGATGCTGGCAAACGAACGCTTGCAAGGCGCGACCGTTACGCTGCTGCACGATGAGGCGGCGGTGTTCGCGGCAACCGGCGATTGGTCGCCGGAGCGGACGGAGAAGTGGAACGCGAGGATCGCTTCCTCTTGCTTGGCCGAAGGCAAGCTGAGGCTTACGGTTCGGGATCGCGCGGGCGCGCTGCTGGTCGATCACCTGATTCGTCATGTCGAGGATGTAGTCACGCAAGACGAAGAAGAGGTCCACGCGCAGGACCAAGACGAACTGACGACGCGGCTGGTCCGCCTGTACAAAGCCGAAGAACGCCATCGCTATCGGGAAACGCTGGAGCTGCTGGATGACCTGCTCGCTACGCATCCCGAGTATCTGGAAGCGCATCTGCGCAAAACGGTCGTCCAGCTCAAAATGCTCGATTACGCCGCGGCCGAAGCGACGATCGAAGCCGCCGCCGGCCTGATTCCGTTCTCCGATGAGCTGCATTACTATACCGGGCTCGTCCGGTACATGAACGGCAAAGACAAGAAGGCGAAGAGCGCCCTGCTGTATGTGAACGACATCTCGGCCTTCGCGCCATCAGCCAATCTGCTGCTCGGCAAGATCGCGCTGAGGGATAAGGAATGGAGCCGTGCGGAACGCTATTTTGCAAAGGCGGACCTTGCGTCCGGCGTCGAAGGCGCGGACGTGCTGCGCGCCTATGCCTTGCGGCAGCGCGGCGACCGGGCGCAGGCGGAGATGCTGCTGACGGAGATATTGGCGAGCGATCCGCTTCAATTGTACGCCGCGGCGGAACTCGATCAGCTGACGGGCGGCGACCGATGCAAGTCGATCGCCAGAGACGACGTGCATAACGCGCTGCTCCTTGCCGAATGGTACGCGGAGCTCTCGGACGAGGCCGGCCAGCGTTTCGCTCTTGGGATTATGGCGGATTCGGAAGCCGCCGCCTCTGTCGCCGCCGTCGCCACCGCCACCGCCACCGCCACCGCCGCAACCTCCGCCGCCGCTGCGAAGGAGCCGCTGCTCCTCTACCACGCCGGGTACCTGGAATCCCAGAAAGGCAACGCGGCGTTGGCATCCAGCTTATATGAACAAGCCGAAACCTGCTCCTCGGACGGCGTGTTCCCGATTCTGCCGCTCACGCTGCTGGCGCTGGAAGACGCAGTTCGCTTGCTGGGCGAACGTGCGCCGCGGGCGCTCTACATGAGCGGGCTGATCTACAATGCCAAAGAAAGGCACGCGGAAGCGGGCCGCGCTTGGGCGCGCTGCGTCGAATTAGGCTTCGATTATTCGGTCCTGTATCGCAACTACGGCTTCCTGCTCATGGAAGCGGGCAAGGATGACGAGGCGATCGAAATATTGGAACAGGGGCTTGAATTGCTTCCCGTGAATCAGGACATCGCGATCTACCTGGCGCGGCTGTACCAACGGGGCGGACGCAGCGACAAGCGGCTGAAGCTCTTGCAGGTGCTCCAAGCCCCAGGCCAAAGACCGCAGTCCGCCGTGCGGCTCTCTATTGAGATTTATAACGAGTTCGGCCGCTACCACGAAGCCATTGCGCTGTTGACCGAGTTCAAGTTTAGCAACTGGGAGAATCCGTTCAAGGGTATGCCGGACCTGCGGTCGCTGTACCACGAGGCTTTCAATGGCCGAGCGGCGCAGGCGATGCGGGAGAAGAAGTGGGACGAAGCGATCCGCGACCTGGAGAGCTCGCTCCGCTACCCAAGCAACTTGAGGCTCGGCGTGGAGGCGGGACAGACGTTTGCCCGCGAGCATTATTTGCTCGCGCTCTGCTACGAGAAGAAAGGAGACTTCACGCGTACGCTGACACATTGCAGGAACGTGGCGCAGTTGAGGCTGGCCCCGGATCATCTGCATTATGCGGAGTACGTGAAAGCGGTGCAGAAGATGACGGAGCTGGAGTGGCTGGGCTTCGGGAATGATGATGCGAAGTAA
- a CDS encoding DUF5666 domain-containing protein, with amino-acid sequence MKKSSLYKSAMTRLKTSEDFNEVTYQKLMSEIEKAATPSNISNQKERMNMQKTVKRTLTGWTVGIAACAVLVVGGFALTQNSSPSTPAPSQSTNVGTKPPIMGKVAVNIDGVISEVSADGASFKVGDLWVTVTDQTKLGSTEPTAAKPSDELLNKDFKVGDIVSGYTSQDVSTGKVNADVIYNLIAPQNDAANANATKPATTGKMAANIDGQITEVSADGKSFKVGDLWVTVTSDTIMGISGPTAAAPSDDLLQKEFKVGNFVSGFTTDDIGTGKVTATRIYNNMAPQQ; translated from the coding sequence ATGAAGAAATCGTCGTTATATAAATCCGCGATGACCCGCTTGAAGACAAGCGAGGATTTCAACGAAGTCACTTATCAGAAGCTGATGTCCGAGATCGAGAAGGCAGCAACGCCATCCAATATAAGCAACCAAAAGGAGAGAATGAATATGCAAAAAACAGTGAAAAGAACATTGACAGGTTGGACAGTCGGAATTGCAGCATGCGCGGTATTGGTGGTCGGGGGATTCGCGTTGACCCAGAATTCGTCGCCGTCGACGCCTGCTCCGTCCCAGTCGACGAACGTGGGAACGAAGCCGCCGATCATGGGCAAAGTAGCGGTCAACATCGACGGTGTCATCTCCGAGGTAAGCGCGGACGGCGCAAGCTTCAAGGTCGGCGATCTGTGGGTGACGGTAACGGATCAGACGAAACTCGGCAGCACGGAGCCAACGGCAGCGAAGCCTTCCGACGAGCTGCTCAATAAAGACTTCAAGGTCGGCGACATCGTATCGGGCTACACGTCCCAAGACGTCAGCACCGGCAAGGTGAACGCGGACGTTATCTACAACCTGATCGCCCCGCAGAATGACGCGGCGAACGCGAACGCGACAAAACCGGCGACGACGGGCAAAATGGCTGCCAACATCGACGGCCAGATCACGGAAGTGAGCGCGGACGGTAAGAGCTTCAAAGTCGGCGACCTGTGGGTGACGGTCACGTCCGACACCATCATGGGCATTAGCGGCCCGACGGCTGCCGCACCGTCCGATGACTTGCTGCAAAAGGAATTCAAGGTCGGCAATTTCGTATCCGGCTTCACGACGGATGATATCGGCACGGGCAAAGTGACGGCGACGCGCATTTACAACAACATGGCTCCGCAGCAATAA
- a CDS encoding RNA polymerase sigma factor, with translation MYNSSELNESVRKALELYSQSLIKIAFAYLKNTADAEEVAQDVFLTYLQKHPVFDSGEHEKAWLIRTTINKSKNMLKTGWFRSRNPVPEDLSYLPKEESDVLQAVLALDKKYRIPIHLHYYEGYSIQEIAAILQAKPATVGTWLARGRLILKEKIGGQGDEEIVVI, from the coding sequence GTGTACAATTCATCAGAGCTCAATGAATCTGTACGGAAGGCCTTGGAACTGTATTCGCAAAGCTTGATCAAGATCGCTTTTGCCTATTTGAAGAATACGGCGGATGCCGAAGAAGTCGCGCAGGACGTGTTCCTCACGTATTTGCAGAAGCATCCGGTGTTCGACAGTGGCGAGCATGAGAAGGCGTGGCTGATTCGAACGACGATCAATAAAAGCAAAAACATGCTGAAAACAGGGTGGTTCAGAAGCCGGAATCCGGTTCCCGAGGACCTAAGCTACCTCCCGAAGGAAGAAAGCGACGTGCTGCAGGCCGTACTGGCTCTGGATAAGAAGTACCGCATTCCGATTCATTTGCACTATTACGAAGGCTATTCGATCCAGGAAATCGCAGCCATCCTGCAGGCGAAGCCCGCGACGGTCGGCACATGGCTGGCGAGGGGACGCTTGATCTTGAAAGAAAAGATTGGAGGTCAGGGGGATGAAGAAATCGTCGTTATATAA
- a CDS encoding helix-turn-helix domain-containing protein, with translation MAKQLIVKIPEIIQQRGISLRELSRLTDIRHAALSELVNAKRQNINFQYIERIAKVLEISDIREIIDLVDINKEA, from the coding sequence ATGGCCAAGCAATTAATCGTGAAAATACCTGAAATCATACAACAAAGAGGAATATCGTTACGTGAACTTTCTCGCTTAACGGATATCAGACACGCCGCATTAAGCGAATTAGTTAATGCCAAACGTCAGAATATTAACTTTCAGTACATCGAGCGGATAGCTAAGGTTTTAGAAATAAGCGATATTCGAGAAATCATTGATCTTGTAGACATTAATAAAGAAGCTTAG
- a CDS encoding LytTR family transcriptional regulator DNA-binding domain-containing protein, translated as MVKDNKGAVQLLDVSRDVIYIQTSSDGTLVFHTEHEEYRLLNKVEEWSRMLRGLGYLRVDRGTIVNMNQAWQYDDKLKVLKIQSNKRDGWLAVSEKAREGVIRLVERKVEK; from the coding sequence ATGGTGAAAGACAATAAGGGAGCAGTTCAGCTGCTTGATGTCTCTAGAGACGTCATTTATATACAAACAAGCTCTGACGGAACGCTTGTCTTCCATACGGAGCATGAAGAATATCGTCTACTGAATAAGGTAGAGGAATGGAGCAGAATGCTGCGAGGGTTGGGCTACTTACGGGTGGATCGCGGAACGATCGTCAACATGAATCAGGCTTGGCAATATGATGATAAACTTAAAGTGCTGAAGATTCAATCGAATAAGCGTGATGGGTGGCTTGCTGTATCAGAGAAGGCTCGAGAGGGCGTGATCCGATTAGTTGAACGCAAGGTGGAGAAATAG
- a CDS encoding helix-turn-helix domain-containing protein: MTKKIIVKIHEIIKQRRISLRELSRLTDIRHAALSELSNAKRQNINFQHIERIAEALEISDIREIIDLVEINEEA; this comes from the coding sequence ATGACAAAAAAAATAATCGTAAAAATACATGAGATCATAAAACAAAGACGAATATCGTTAAGAGAACTGTCTCGCTTAACGGATATCAGACATGCCGCATTAAGCGAATTATCTAATGCTAAACGTCAGAATATTAACTTTCAGCACATCGAGCGGATAGCCGAGGCTTTGGAAATAAGTGATATTCGAGAAATCATTGATCTTGTAGAGATAAATGAAGAAGCTTAG
- a CDS encoding restriction endonuclease: protein MAKRRRRKKKEDPVAALIMLVMVGAFFSTFSSTQSFAAAGLAAGLVFAAGVGIIIFIGMLKSERLKRSGIAEVDKMDGRKFEHYLGHMFRAQGYHTEVTQAAGDYGVDLLLTKQGRKIAVQAKRYTGNVGLEAVQQVQAGKAHYGASEAWVITNSNYTDQAYTLAKSNGVRLIARNELIEMMLKMNTPQKQTSPQQEATTKSSAPLQKKDDLCVDCGSIMIKRKSSKGMVTVCSNYPICKNIRAI from the coding sequence ATGGCAAAGAGACGAAGACGGAAGAAAAAAGAAGATCCTGTGGCGGCGCTAATCATGCTGGTGATGGTGGGCGCGTTTTTTTCAACTTTCTCATCTACCCAATCTTTCGCGGCGGCTGGACTTGCTGCAGGACTGGTTTTCGCTGCCGGTGTAGGCATTATTATCTTCATCGGAATGCTTAAATCCGAACGACTAAAACGATCTGGCATAGCTGAGGTCGATAAGATGGATGGCCGTAAGTTTGAGCATTACCTGGGTCACATGTTTCGTGCCCAGGGATACCACACAGAAGTCACGCAGGCCGCAGGTGATTACGGTGTAGATCTTCTCCTTACTAAGCAAGGGAGGAAGATTGCCGTACAGGCTAAACGCTACACGGGAAATGTGGGGCTCGAGGCCGTGCAGCAGGTACAGGCTGGAAAAGCCCATTACGGAGCATCAGAAGCATGGGTAATTACGAACAGCAACTACACCGATCAGGCATATACACTTGCTAAGTCGAATGGAGTTCGATTAATTGCTCGCAATGAGCTCATTGAAATGATGCTTAAGATGAATACGCCGCAGAAGCAGACGTCGCCACAGCAAGAGGCTACTACAAAATCCTCAGCGCCTTTGCAGAAGAAAGATGATTTATGTGTTGATTGTGGCAGTATCATGATTAAAAGGAAGAGCAGCAAGGGCATGGTCACTGTATGCTCGAACTACCCGATCTGTAAGAATATCCGGGCGATTTGA